In Oncorhynchus gorbuscha isolate QuinsamMale2020 ecotype Even-year linkage group LG03, OgorEven_v1.0, whole genome shotgun sequence, the DNA window CACGGCGGCAGAAGGACTGATCGAGCAGTCTGGAGCGCTCAGCCAGAAGGTTCAGGGCATGAGAGAGGTGGGAAATGCCCTTCCAGACAAGGTACATTTGGTTGCTTCTATCTTTCGAGCTTGCTGAATACGTAtctagtattttttttaaatggcataTAGATGAGAGCCTTGGATTTATCTGTTCACTGTTCCCCTAGTACATGGAGGAAAGTTCTGAGATACAGGAGTTGTCAAAGTACAAGCCTCACGTCCTGTTAACGCAAGAGAATACCCAAATAAAGGAACTACAGCAAGAAAACCGAGGCAAGACACAATTCATGTTTTATTCACTGTAATATTTTATTCTGACCCACTTTATCTCAGTCAAATGTCATTCGGTGTCAAATGTTTGCAGCACGATAAAAACAATATAATCTGTTAATATATTTGAGGCACAGACGTGTCTGGTAATGTGTTAAATCTCCACAGAACTGTGGCTGTCTTTGGAGGAGCACCAGTATGCGCTAGAATTGATCATGGGTAGATACCGCAAGCAAATGCTACAGCTTATGATGGAAAAGAAGGAGCTGGACACAAAGCCTGTTCTTAGCCTTCATGAGGACCATGCCAAGGTACACACCCTTTCTGTCTACTCAGAATGAATGTAATAACATTTGATATTGACtcacattta includes these proteins:
- the sike1 gene encoding suppressor of IKBKE 1 → MACTLEKVLGDARTLLERLKEHDTAAEGLIEQSGALSQKVQGMREVGNALPDKYMEESSEIQELSKYKPHVLLTQENTQIKELQQENRELWLSLEEHQYALELIMGRYRKQMLQLMMEKKELDTKPVLSLHEDHAKEVQSQLERICEMGQVMRRAVQVDDQHYCSVRERLAQLEIENKELRDLLTISKSSVRPQKEDSSQSATEEEVEPGTNQ